From the Lysinibacillus fusiformis genome, the window TACCGCGCTCTACTTCAAATGAGGTAGGCGAGGCTGTAGCTGCTGCCAAACAAGCACAAAAAAGCTGGGCACTTATACCAGCTCCAAAACGTGCAGATTATTTATATGCCATCGGTCAAAAAATGAAAGAGAAAAAAGAACATTTGGCGACCGTTTTAACAAAAGAGATGGGCAAGGTCATTGAAGAAGCTAGAGGAGAAGTACAAGAAGGAATCGATATGGCATACTATATGGCTGGTGAAGGACGCAGATTGTTTGGTGAAACAACACCATCTGAGCTTGCCAATAAATTTGCTATGAGTGTAAGGGCACCTATAGGCGTTGTAGCGCTCATTACACCTTGGAATTTCCCTGTTGCTATTGCCACTTGGAAGTCATTTCCTGCTATTGTTGCAGGGAATACATTCATTTGGAAACCGTCTAATGAGACACCGATGATGGCCTATGAAATGGGTAAAATTTTTGAGGAAGTAGGCTTACCAGATGGTGTAGCCAATATCGTATTTGGTACAGGACCTACAGTAGGGACAGCATTAATTGAACATCCTGACGTCAAGGTTATTTCGTTTACAGGATCTACGACAACGGGCAGTAAAGTAGCTGAGCTTGGCGGGAAGCATTTGAAAAAGGTTTCATTAGAGATGGGTGGAAAAAATGCTGTTATTGTCATGAATGATGCTGATTTACAGCTAGCTACAGAAGGGATTTTATGGAGCGCATTTGGTACTGCTGGGCAAAGGTGTACAGCATGTAGCCGAGTCATTGTGCATAAAGATGTAAGAGAACAATTAGAAAAACGTCTCTTAGATGAAATGCAAAAACTCACAATTGGGGATGGTCTAGACGAGGAAGTTAAAATTGGGCCAGTGATTAATAAAGCAGCATTGGAAAAAATTAATCACTATGTGCAAATAGGTAAACAGGAAGGTGCCACATTATTAGCAGGCGGCAGGATATTAAATGAACCACCTTATGATAAAGGGTTCTATTATGAGCCAACATTGTTTACGAATGTGAAGCCTGACATGATTATTGCCCAAGAGGAAATCTTTGGTCCAGTCGTTTCTCTAATTGAAGTAGCAAGTTTGGAAGAAGCAATTGAAGTAAATAATGGTGTGAAATTTGGCTTGTCTAGCTCAATATTCTCACAAGATGTCAATACAATTTTCCGCGCACAGCGTGATTTAGACACAGGTATTGTTTATGTAAATGCCGGCACAACAGGTGCTGAAATCCATTTGCCATTTGGAGGTACAAAAGGGACTGGAAATGGACACCGCGATTCAGGTGTAGCTGCCCTGGATGTATATACAGAGTGGAAAAGTATTTATGTAGACTACAGCGGTAAATTACAAAGAGCACAAATCGATACAGAGTAACAGATCAACGAAAGGGGATGTTCTTGATGAAAGTTGTTGTATTAGGTGCAGGTTTAATGGGGAAAGAGGTAGCTCGTGATTTAATAAAAAACGATAAAGTTGGGCGTGTGTTTTTAGGAGATATCGATGTAAAAGTAGCACAAGAGTTTGTCGACTCGCTGGGCTCAAATAAGGTTGAGGTTGTAGAGCTTCATGCAGAACGAGACGACTCGTTAATGGATGTTATTTCAAAAGGTGATGTTGTCGTTAATGCGCTATTTTATTCGTTCAATGAGCGAGTAGCGAGAGCAGCGATTGAGGCAGGCGTACATTCCGTAGATTTAGGAGGCCATATCGGTGGTGTTACAGAGAAGATACTAGATCTTCATGAGGAGGCAAAAGTAAAGGGCGTTACAATTATCCCTGACTTAGGCGTTGCTCCTGGTATGGTCAATATTCTAGCGGGCTATGGTGCCTCAAAATTAGACGAAGTAGAATCTATTAAACTATTTGTTGGTGGTATTCCAACTGAGCCAAAGCCTCCACTTCATTATACACGTGTATTTTCTCTAGATGGCGTATTCGATCATTATACTGAGCCTTCAAAAACGATTCAGAAGGGCAAGCTTGAAGAAGTTCCATCCCTATCAGGCGTTGAACCTATTTATTTTGATGATTTCGGTGTGCTTGAGGCATTTTATACATCTGGTGGAATCTCCACATTGTATAAGACATTCCCGAATGTCCGCACATTAGAATATAAAACAATCCGCTATAAAGGCCATGCAGAGAAATTTAAACTTTTAGCAGACTTAGGCTTCCTTGATTCTGCAAATAAGGTCGAAGTGGATAACCAAGAAGTTCCTGTTCGTGCAGTCGTACGAGAGGCACTCAAAAAGAAACTTGAATTGGGTACAAAACCTGATGCTGTATTGTTACGTGTGATTGTAGCTGGTGAAAAAGCCCAGCAGCAGGTGACATATGAATATGAAATGGTTGTACGTAAGGATATGACAATTAATGAAACAGCTATGGCACGTGCTACCGCAAATACGATTTCAGTTGTAGCTCAGATGATTGGTGCGGGTGCTATTACAGAGCCTGGTGTATTCCCGCCTGAAGCAATCGTGCCAGGTGATACGTATATTGAAGAGATGGCTAAACGTGGCGTGGTGATTAAAGAGACATCACATAAGTCTACTATGATTGTGAAATGGTAGGTGCTGACCATGAACTTTGAAATGTCCACTGAGCAGGAAATACTACGAAAAACAGTAAGACAGTTTGTTGATGAAGAAATCATTCCCTACATTGCAAAGTGGGATGCTGAAGGTGGCTTTGATGCTAAAATTTGGTCGAGGCTTGCTGAGCTTGGCTTAATGGGGGTTTGTGTTCCCGAACAATACGGTGGTAGTGGGATGGATTATAATGCACTTGCTATCGTATGTGAGGAGCTTGAACGAGGAGATACAGCATTTCGCACAGCTGTATCTGTCCATACGGGCTTAAATAGCATGACCTTAATGCAGTGGGGGACGGAAGAGCAAAAGCAGCGATACCTTGTTCCGCAAGCTAAAGGTGTTCGGATAGGAGCATTTGGTCTCACAGAACCAGGTGCTGGGTCTGATGTAGCTGCCATGTCAACAACTGCTGTCCATGATGGAAACCATTATATCCTCAATGGACAAAAAACGTGGATCTCCTTATGTGATATTGCAGATCACTTTATCGTTTTTGCCTATACAGACAAATCGAAGAAACATCATGGGATTAGTGCGTTTATTGTAGAACGTTCCATGGCTGGCTTTACATCTAAAGCGATTAAAGGCAAATATGGGATTCGTGCTGGTAATACAGGTGAGCTCTTTTTTGAAGACTTACGCGTGCCAGTTGAAAACCGACTTGGCGAAGAGGGCGAGGGCTTCAAAATTGCCATGTCTGCGCTAGATAATGGTCGATTTACAGTAGCGGCAGGTGCTGTTGGTTTGATCCAAGCTTGCATAGAGGCTAGTGTGAAATACTGTCATGAGCGAGAGACATTTGGTAAACCTATTGGTGAGCACCAGCTTGTTGGACGAATGATTGCTAACATGGAAGCGGGCTATCAAATGAGTCGTCTCCTTGTCTATCGTGTTGGTGAATTGAAAAACAAAGGTGTTCGAAATACTCGAGAGACATCATTGGCAAAATGGCAGTCTTGTGATTTTGCCAATAAGGCTGCTGATGATGCGGTACAAATTCATGGAGCATATGGCTATTCAGACGAGTACCCAGTTGCTCGTTATTTAAGAAACTCCAAAGCACCTGTAATTTATGAAGGAACTCGCGAAATTCATACTATTATGCAGGCTGATTATGTGTTAGGAAGACGACAAGATAAGCCATTAAAAAATATGTTGCCTAAATGGCCATTTGAAGAATAAGAGGCTGGGACAAAAAGAAAAAATGTTAGACCAAGATATAATTGGTCTAACATTTTTTTGATTTAGGAAGGCATATTTAACTTCTTAAAGTGAAAAAGCTAATATCCATTTTTATTGTTTTTCAATATAATCGAGTTCTGTCCCAGCCTCTTCATGTTGTTGAAAAAAGATGATGTCAACGGCAGAAAAAGCAACTTTGCAAGGCGAGGGGTTGATTTCCGTTCCGTCAGCGTCCTTTCCAGGGGGCGTCCGATGAGCCGCTTCACTCACTTACGTTCGCTCCAGGGTCTCCTCTGTGACGCTGGCTCCACTCCAATCAACCATTCTGCAAAGTGTCTTTACTTTTTTTCATAGTAGCATAGTGATTAAATCGCCCATTATCTGTATTCTTAGAGGGGATAAACTCTTATTGGGGAAGTGATGCGTGACAACACCTCTTCATAAAGAGTAGTGAACACCTTCACTTTATTTGAAAACCTTTGCTAAAAAGTTAGTGGGTTGAAGTGGAAGGCTACTTGACTCCCGTGGGATAGCGAGACAGGCGAAACCCTGCACGGAGCGGTAGCGGAGGAAGCGGTTCGGCGCTCGCCCACAGGAAAGCAAGTAGCCTGCAACGGAAATCCATTTCTACCTTTCAATTGACTGTTTTGTTTTTCAACACTAAGAAACGAGAGGGAAGTGTTTCCCTCTCGTTTTTTTATGTAATCACAGCATACTTAGAAAATTTCAGAAAAATGTAACTTTCCGCATTTTTACTAGTCTAATTGATAAACAAGTATATGAAAGGGAGGAAAAATGATGAAAAGTAAATGGTTCGCAATTATGCTGATTATCGTTCTGGCTATCGTGCCTGGCATTTTCACATGGATAGTGAATACAGATGTGACGGCAAAGGCCGCTAGCGCAAGTATGGCAACACAAAACTGGCAAGCATCTTTTTCAGTTGCTTTAAAGAAAAACAAAATTACTGAAGAATATGTCTTTATCACTACGGAAAAAGGACGCAAAGTAACTGCAACAATTGAATTGTTGGAAGATCAGAAAACGGTAGTGGTGAAAAATTTAGCACCAGGTAGTTATCAATTGCATGTGAAAAAGGAGGCCTTTGCACAAGGCGGACTGAATGTAGCTTCACAGACAATTCCATTTACAATTATCGAGACATTAACAGCCGTCAAATCGGAGAAAGAGTTACAGCAGTATTTTAAAAAGTTGTTAACAACTCAAAGAGTAGAAATTAGAGAAGACGAGAGTGCCCAAAGTTCAGCAAGTGAAGATAAAGCAACTGCTAATAATGAGTCTACAACCAATAATCAAGTAGAGGGGGTAGAAGAGGGAGACATAGTTGTTGTAAAAGATGGCTTTATTTACACTGCAAAAGATCAGAGCATTACAGTTGTGAATGCTAAAGATCCTAAGAATTTAAAGATGGCTACAAGTATTAAATTAAAAGAATCCCAATACATTTCTAAGCTTGCGCTATATGACAATCTATTAATTGTCATCGGGGATCAATATATTGAAAAAGCACGAACAGCCATGGTAACAGCATCATTTTATGATATTTCAAATCCAAGCAATCCAAAGCATGTACGTGATGTGGGGCAAGAAGGCTTCTTACAGGATATTCGAATAACGAAGGACACATTATATTTAATCGGTAATATGTATCCGAATTATTGGATGCTACAAGAAGACAATAAAACCGATTTAAAGCCTAAAACATTTGATAGTATGGCAGGAACAGAGTACAAAAATCTGCCTTTAGAAAAAATCTCAATATTACCAAATACGATGGATGGTACCTATAGTTTAATTACAGCTGTCGATTTAAAAAATGGGGCTAAGACAACGGCCAATACGAAAGGGTACTTAGGTGGAAGTAGTGGTCTTTATATGTCAGAAAACGCCCTGTATTTAACGACACCAATGTATGAAAGCAGTAATGATGTTTCATCAGAAAAGCGTGTTATGGATATGATTTGGTTACCGAGATCAGCTGACACCCAAATTTTTAAATGGAATGTCGATGGAACGACTTTGAACTTTGCTGGAAGTACTGAAGTAAAGGGAACTGTTTTAAATCAGTATTCAATGGATGAATATAAGGGGAACTTCCGAATCTTTACAACAGAAGGTAATACGTGGGATGAGAAAAGTACTTCCTATAACCATCTCTTTATTTTGGATGAACATTTAAAAACGCTCGGTTCAGTGAAAGATATGGCCCCTGGAGAAAAAATATATTCAGCTCGCTTTATGGGGGAAAAAGCATATGTGGTGACATTTAAACAAGTAGATCCACTGTTTGTTATTGATGTAGCGAATCCGAAAAAGCCTACTGTACTAGGAGAATTGAAGATTCCTGGCTTCAGTAATTACCTACATCCATTAGATGAAACGCATTTAATTGGTATTGGTTATGATAC encodes:
- a CDS encoding beta-propeller domain-containing protein translates to MKSKWFAIMLIIVLAIVPGIFTWIVNTDVTAKAASASMATQNWQASFSVALKKNKITEEYVFITTEKGRKVTATIELLEDQKTVVVKNLAPGSYQLHVKKEAFAQGGLNVASQTIPFTIIETLTAVKSEKELQQYFKKLLTTQRVEIREDESAQSSASEDKATANNESTTNNQVEGVEEGDIVVVKDGFIYTAKDQSITVVNAKDPKNLKMATSIKLKESQYISKLALYDNLLIVIGDQYIEKARTAMVTASFYDISNPSNPKHVRDVGQEGFLQDIRITKDTLYLIGNMYPNYWMLQEDNKTDLKPKTFDSMAGTEYKNLPLEKISILPNTMDGTYSLITAVDLKNGAKTTANTKGYLGGSSGLYMSENALYLTTPMYESSNDVSSEKRVMDMIWLPRSADTQIFKWNVDGTTLNFAGSTEVKGTVLNQYSMDEYKGNFRIFTTEGNTWDEKSTSYNHLFILDEHLKTLGSVKDMAPGEKIYSARFMGEKAYVVTFKQVDPLFVIDVANPKKPTVLGELKIPGFSNYLHPLDETHLIGIGYDTEQRYDSYTKRNFTVTTNMKMSLFDVSDFRNPKEQSTVKIGGKGSSSEVQYNPKALFRNKEFNYFGFPVVLYEAGKGDEVVYQGQGAQIYEITAEKGIVLKGNIINRNNDESYENWEQVVQRVVYIDDTLYTIARNEVKSYQLNDFKPLDTLTIK
- a CDS encoding acyl-CoA dehydrogenase family protein, which encodes MNFEMSTEQEILRKTVRQFVDEEIIPYIAKWDAEGGFDAKIWSRLAELGLMGVCVPEQYGGSGMDYNALAIVCEELERGDTAFRTAVSVHTGLNSMTLMQWGTEEQKQRYLVPQAKGVRIGAFGLTEPGAGSDVAAMSTTAVHDGNHYILNGQKTWISLCDIADHFIVFAYTDKSKKHHGISAFIVERSMAGFTSKAIKGKYGIRAGNTGELFFEDLRVPVENRLGEEGEGFKIAMSALDNGRFTVAAGAVGLIQACIEASVKYCHERETFGKPIGEHQLVGRMIANMEAGYQMSRLLVYRVGELKNKGVRNTRETSLAKWQSCDFANKAADDAVQIHGAYGYSDEYPVARYLRNSKAPVIYEGTREIHTIMQADYVLGRRQDKPLKNMLPKWPFEE
- a CDS encoding saccharopine dehydrogenase family protein → MKVVVLGAGLMGKEVARDLIKNDKVGRVFLGDIDVKVAQEFVDSLGSNKVEVVELHAERDDSLMDVISKGDVVVNALFYSFNERVARAAIEAGVHSVDLGGHIGGVTEKILDLHEEAKVKGVTIIPDLGVAPGMVNILAGYGASKLDEVESIKLFVGGIPTEPKPPLHYTRVFSLDGVFDHYTEPSKTIQKGKLEEVPSLSGVEPIYFDDFGVLEAFYTSGGISTLYKTFPNVRTLEYKTIRYKGHAEKFKLLADLGFLDSANKVEVDNQEVPVRAVVREALKKKLELGTKPDAVLLRVIVAGEKAQQQVTYEYEMVVRKDMTINETAMARATANTISVVAQMIGAGAITEPGVFPPEAIVPGDTYIEEMAKRGVVIKETSHKSTMIVKW
- a CDS encoding aldehyde dehydrogenase family protein; the encoded protein is MEIKNYIGGKWITHSHLQSIAVTNPANGEQLATIPRSTSNEVGEAVAAAKQAQKSWALIPAPKRADYLYAIGQKMKEKKEHLATVLTKEMGKVIEEARGEVQEGIDMAYYMAGEGRRLFGETTPSELANKFAMSVRAPIGVVALITPWNFPVAIATWKSFPAIVAGNTFIWKPSNETPMMAYEMGKIFEEVGLPDGVANIVFGTGPTVGTALIEHPDVKVISFTGSTTTGSKVAELGGKHLKKVSLEMGGKNAVIVMNDADLQLATEGILWSAFGTAGQRCTACSRVIVHKDVREQLEKRLLDEMQKLTIGDGLDEEVKIGPVINKAALEKINHYVQIGKQEGATLLAGGRILNEPPYDKGFYYEPTLFTNVKPDMIIAQEEIFGPVVSLIEVASLEEAIEVNNGVKFGLSSSIFSQDVNTIFRAQRDLDTGIVYVNAGTTGAEIHLPFGGTKGTGNGHRDSGVAALDVYTEWKSIYVDYSGKLQRAQIDTE